The Acinonyx jubatus isolate Ajub_Pintada_27869175 chromosome D3, VMU_Ajub_asm_v1.0, whole genome shotgun sequence DNA segment CCATTCTCCCCACCTTCGCCTCCAAGTTAAGGATATAGTGAAAAGCACTGCATCTGAAGAAACAAGGGGAAGACGGTAGGTGAACTCTCCCAGCACCAAGCCCAGGGAACGCGCCCCCTGCTGACCCGGTGACAGAATGCTGAAACCATACACAGACTTTAGTGCCTCTGACAGAACTGGGAGGAACCAGTCTAAAACAGGCCCAAGACTCACCCCCCCGGGGGAATTTAACCAATCAAAAATGCAAATAGATGAATTAGCTCAATGTTACCCAAAGTTACCAATCCTCCTGGCTCCCAAAACTCTGGGAAGAAAGGGAGTGTATTTATGGCAAATAATTCTGGGGCTGAATCAATGCATTGTGAGAGACCAAAAAAAGTAAGAATCTATAAAGGGCTTCCATTCTGATCAACCCAACACCATTACTGTacaaaaaacagttttattagtTAATTACCCCAGGTGTGCCTCTGGTCATGCTCTAGGTCACACCTGTTTCTCAGATCCGGCCCAGGCTCATAGGCAAGTTACCAGATTAGCAAATAGGAAAATTGTTCTGCAAAATAGCAACTGTCAGCTTAAGGCATTACTAACATTGCAGAAGGAAGCAAGGTTACTAGGGAAGTTTGGACAGCTCAGGATGATGATTTCCGGGACAGGAAACCCGCTCTGAAAGGGCCAGCCCATGCTGCTGTCTGACATGGGAGAGGACGCTTTTGCTCTGGGTGACAAGTCACTCCTTTAAACTCACCCACAATGTCACAGACAAAACACTGTCTATTCCTCAAGCTTTCAGATTTAGAAATTAGTTATATAAAAAGCACTCTGTCCCAGAAGCCCTGGCACATCTGCAGGCCTCCCAGAGAGCTCACTCGATCCTCCCTGgctggagcaggggaggacagagataGATGGAAGGTTGGTCaggctcagtttttaaaaatgaattcactaCTAGAAATACGGAGCGAGGGGCAGAGACCCCTGCTGCAATTACATGCGGAATCAATGTCCTCCCAGAGAGCGGGCTCCTCCGGGCTCCTTCAGTCCACGGAAGTGCTCAGAGCAGGGCAGGCCAGTGTGGCCACAGAGCTGCCGCCTGCCTCACTGCATGCCGAACCACTGCTCCTGGTCAGCCCACTGGGCCGCCTCACTGTCGCTGCCCTCCAGGtccccttcttccccactcccttccATGTCGTCCACATCCTCCTCCTGAGTGGCATCCGTGGgactctcctccttctccatcttctGCATCCCCTCTAGAGACTTCTGGTCATTGGGGTCCAAACTAGGggacaacaaaacaaaggagaggCCTGAATCTCTGCCTTGCTTCTTGCTGGCTGATGCGTCATCTCCCTGGCACGGCAGTGAAATGACCACCCAGTCACAGAGAAACTGCTAATGCCTGGCCTCTCCAAACAACTGTGGTTCCACAGGCAGGATCGAGGGAGTCCACCACTAGAAGTGAAAAAAGGCGTCTTGTCCTAATTTTTAGAATTCTTAATTTGAGTTTTTCTCCACGTATTTCTTAAACATTATTAGCCCAGCATTCTGCTAGAGGAAGATACTAGAtaacacaaatgaaaaagcaGCAAACCACCATTAacagaaaaattcaaatgtaatttcTTAACAGTATCAGATTTTTAGGCTACAAAGTtacaaaataatacttatttttctgtgAGTTAAGGTGTTTCACATTCTTCTGACATAATTAACCATATCAGCATTTCAGTAGTCAATCAAATCATGCTTACCATGGAACAGATTTGTCAACTCCTAAGTTAGACCCCAGGACCCAAAGCTACCCCCCTACCCAAGCATTCGAGTTTAGCAGCTGAGTGATTACACATGCCCAAACCCCCAAAGTTCAGAGGCTCCAGAACATTTATTTGACTTCTAAGCAATTCTTCCTCTTGCCTTTGTGGTTACCATCAAGGCCAGCGGGTGTCCAATCTCTAGCAAATCCCACCTCTAATGAGTCCTGTTCCTACTTACATAACTGTAGATTGATTTGTTACCTCTTCCCTGAAAACTTCCATACAGCTCTCACCCACACCCAGGGCTCCCAGCCCTATGGGCTCCCACCTTGCCTTCTAGAGACTGCTATGAAAGCACTTAGCACGTGGCATCGATCAGTCTGCACGCCTGAGACCGAGAGCTCCCGGAATCACAGCATACCCAGTGGTTACTGAGATGCCAGGCACATGCATGGTGCTCAACTGCTGAACAAGTAAATGGATGTGATCAGACTCAATTAAAGACAGGCCTTCACCATAACTTTATAGACACGGAGACAACCCTCAAAGAAATCACTTCTATGTTAAACAGTAAGAATACCactatttatttagtatttactatgtaccaggcacagcACTAAGAGCTTTACATGGAATAataatttaatcctcatttaatcatttaatacCTAATAAGGTAGATATAGACAAGGAAATCTGTTAGTAACTTGCCCAATATAACAGGTGTTGTGAAGGTAGTATTCAAACTTCAGAGCTTAAGTTCTTAACTACTACAGTAGATAGAAACATGGGAAAGTACTTACAATACTTTGATTTgaaaaagcagaatataaaatatataactacatataCCCTATAAAAATACGTTTATGCATGGGTGAGGCCAGGAAGATGATCTACACAAATGAAAACTGATGATATAGTGGTGTGGGCTGGTTAGGAGTGAAACAGTTCTTTAATGTTGCTAATATActttatgaaattattatttttttttttttagaagttatgAACTCACAAATAACTCTTCTACCATTACTATCATTACTCTGTTTTCAACCATGGGcacaaaagtgtgtgtgtttccagaacTCCTGTTACATAGTTCCCTGCCTCTTCTACCCCTCATTGACCTTCCCCCCCATGGGAGGCTAAGTGCCTACCTTAGTGCTATACTATATTGGTCCATTGCTTCCTGATACTCATTGACAGCTACAAGGAAATCTCCTAGGATCCGATGCAGGACACAGTCACTCTGATTAGCTAGTGCATTCCTCAGCAAAGCAATTCCATCTTCATATTTCTGTTCTCtgcctgaaaagaaaaagaccctCATTTTCCTACTTACACAACGTTTTGAAAATATACTCCCATCTCAAATCATATACACAAAACCACAACAATGATTATAATCCAACAATCTATCTGTAGATGTCCTTAAGAGAACAGTGGTGTGGCAGGAAATAAGAACAAGCTCATATGAATTCCTCTTCTATTAGGAAATGTACAGCCTGAgttctgattttgaaaaatatactcTTAACCTAAGTtcaaataaaaagccaaaatgCATTTTGTTTGCCAAACTAGCCCAAACCCAGGACTTTATCATAAATTAGGACTAAAACAACCAAAGCTAAAAGGAAGTCGTAAGCAAATCCAGATGGGTCAAAACAGTTCAAGCTGGCTAAAGTCAGTTATATTCAGCCCAAACTAATTCAGGACAACCAAAACCAGATCAAAGTAAGCTGAACAGGTACCAACCAAGTATAGCTGGTTTGAGCCACTCAAAAAGTCAGTCACTGCCAATCCAGGCCAGTTTAAGCCAGCTACATTTGGTTGTATGGACTCAAACCTACTGTAAAAAGGCACACACCTGACTGGTCATCTGTAACCAGCTGGGACCAGGAAATCCAATGAGATCAGGTTTTATATAATTAACGACAAAAGGGAAGTAAATAAGATACACTTACTAAGTAGTTCTGCTTTTTTCACCACAGCCTTAATGTAATCCGGCCTTTGGGTCAGGGCTTTATCTAATAAAGTTTTGGCTTTCTCCTGTGTCACTGGGTCTTCAAGACAAACAGTGGCTAAAAGGGTAAGGGTCTGTGCATTTGCTCCTAGAGTTTTGTAAACGTTGTTAGCCATTACCATTGCTTCACGAATACTGTTGGAAGCTAAGTAACATTCAATGagacctgaaaaaataaaacacagaaagctCAACCACATTACCATTCCAAGCAATGCTTCCACTCTGACAGCCTTCCAGATTGTAAACCTTCAAAGTTTCAGACAAAGGGCAGGCCAGGGGAAAACTCTGATGATGAGATCAGACTGGAGAGTAGTCTAGATGGAATAAGTGCTCTTCCCCAGAGCACTTGAGGGATGTGGAAAAAGGCTGCATGCACTGCAAAGGCACCTTTAGTTAGCGAAGGAAACACACGTAAGTAAACTGAAGCATGTAGGCAGCCCAGCTGAATGATAGAGGAACAAACGTGACCCTAATCATTACTTGAAACAGAGATGGAGCTGACAACAAAACCCAAGGTTCTACTGCCCCTTAATGAACTACTGATTTCCAGCTGTCTTCAGTCACCTTTAGTCCTAGGCTTACATGGAAGAGCTCCTAAGTTCCAAGTGAAATCCAGTTCTACAAAACTACTAGTTTGGCGTAGTTTTCTACTAACAGACTTAGGGAGCAACCTAAAGAGAAGGAcaacttttcatttaaaacataaaagctaTCTCAAAAGACATTTGCTGAACGTTTCCCTAACCTAGATGAAAAATACTTAATCAGATGGGCCAAATACATCAAATCAAGACTGGCAGCTCCTGCCTCTTATACCCACAACAAGATGCCCTATGGGGACACTTCAAGCAGAGTCAACTCTCAACTCTTCTTGCCAAGAACTTGAGAACAGAGGAAGTACTTTTTGACACAAAGCactcatcaaaacagaaaaacagcttAAACTCCAAACCCACACATCCCTGGCAGATTTTCTCTGCATACTCCTCCACCCCAGCAGCATTTATAATATTTGTGCATGCACATTCTACCACACACTATGGTTACTTAACAGAAATTACCTAACTCTTCAGGTCAATGTGTTGGATTCCGAATACGGCTCTTTCAACTACGTATTGAGTAGTTTCATTTCCCTGCTAAAGCCCCCACTGGAActtcagaaggaaatggaaagaatgcACTTCACTAATCCAGTGCCTCTGCCAATAAAGGAAGCTCAGCTGGAGGTTGCAAGAAGCACTGGACAGCATAATGTCATCCTGATTCAAAACTCCAAATGGTAGCTTGAGTGCAGGGAGACCACGAAGCTGGCCTGCAGAAGGTCCTCCACCCCCAGTGACTCTAACTATCCTCTGTCCAAATACTGTGGAGTTCGTTATTCAACTGCATTCCTAGGCTTTTGTGAAACAGGCATGCAGCAGAAAGGAACTAGCGTGACAAAAGCAGCTGAGAGGCTTGGGAAGTTACAGTTTCAGGATCAAAAATTTAAACTGGAACCAAAAGCCTGATTTACTGGGGACACTTTAAGAACAAATCCACAATAGGCAAAGCTCTCTGAATATCTAAGCAGATTTGTTCTTTACCCCAacttccaaattttctttctcaaatctgAAACTCATCTTCCTGTTAAGAACAAGTCACTCCTAGACTcctgggtttatttttaaattcttataaaaatatgcttttggaGGAACTGCATCTTGTAAGATCTATTTTAACATCTGTGACTGAGTCACCAAACGTTGCTGAAGCTGGCACAGCTCCTTTTAACTCCTAGGGTCAGTTCACATGTACTTAAAATAGCACATAACAAAACAAAGTTTGACCCTGATCGTGCCCACTCAGGAGGTCACAATGAACAGACTAGTTCCCACAACTGACACTGTCATATGGATATGGAGTTACCCCATGAGTAATATTTCTGGCTTGAGGTAAGacaactgttaaaaaataagacacaacCAAGCACTCTAgcatactgccagcacagagattCACATTAAAGAGTGGGCCATGTTTGAAAAACAATCAGAAATAGGACAAAAAAACCTACCCCAACTACACCCTcaccaaaaaccagaaaaaaagaatgagaaaaaaattctaaagttcAAGTGAAAATCctaaatgatttctaaaatgcCTAATAAATGCCTAATGCAGTGATTCCCAAACTTACGTGCATGTTGGCATTACTTGGGATCATCAAAAAAATACTGTGCCTATCACACAACCACAATATTCTGATTTAGACTACAGTGGAGTGACCTGGCATCAGGATTTTAAAATGTACCCCCAGAGAACTCTAACATACAACAGGGTTTGGTAACTGCTGGCCTAGCAAAACCTTCCATCCAAGTTGATGCCACACACTATTTATCTATATCTTTCATCTTACCTTCATAACAATCTAAGCGACAAGGTGCAAGCCGTATAGCCTCCCGAAAGTGGATTATTGCTTCTTGGACTCTGCCCATGTTTCTAAGTGCTGCTCCCTTAAGTAGCAAAGCTTGAACGCTATTACTATTCAGCTGAATGGCCTTGGCTCCTAAATAGAGGGCCCGAGAGTAACGTTTGCTATAGAAGCTATGACacctggagggaaagaaaaaaaaaaattacctaaaagaaaatggtaaagaaaCTTCATCTAAAAACCAAACAGAAGGCATGCTACCTGATCCTTATTGCAAACCATTAAAGGTTTAACCTAAGATACTGAGGGGAGAGGGGGTACCAAAAAAcccattttctgtatttcatttatttatgaagagagagaataacttaagcaggatccacactgagtgtggaggctgacACAGGACTTCATCTCGCCACTCTGAGATCATGTCAcgggcctaaatcaagagtcagacgctcaaccaactgagccacccaggcaatcctaaatatttatttttaagaagaaatcttgatatggaaggaaaaattatggaaaagaaccTGATATCTGGATATGTTATCAGGTGAGAGATATTTAGATATAACACGGTATAACACAAATACCGTGTTATTTGCCACGGTAAATAACAAAGCAGCAGCTCCTAGCCTGTTCACTGATGGCTTCCAGTGCTAAGCATGATGCACTGTCTCAGTTCACACCTGCCCCACGAAAAtcctcattttccaaatgagaaaagagaTTCAGAGAGGTAACTAATATATCCAACGTCAAAGGCCTTGATCTGAATCTAAGTCTGATTATCTCTTAATCTGTGTTTTCAACCTACATTCTATTTGGGAGGCACCACAATTTCCTAAAGGATGTACTGAaacctggaaagaaaaaagaatgcataaaCATACCCAGAGACTACCCAGGGTTCTGCATGCtgatcagaaatattaaaaaggcgGCAGCCAAGGTTCTCCACATCCTCTAGCCGCCCTTCTCTTGCCAGGAGGTAGCCATATACATCCATTCCTAGAAAGGAagaggcttttttaaaaagcaggcagGAGTCCTTTATAAATGAGCAGCAGCCTTCATCAGAGTCCCCACTGAGGCCCCAGCTCCGGCTCGGTCTGAGCCCTTTCCACAATCATGAGCTCCTCCCACCAGCATTCCCAGTTTCCTACAACGTGgctattaaaaagacaaaacacatccaaaaaatttaaaaagcaaaggagtagaggggcacctgggtggctcaatcggtaagtgtccaacttttgattccagctcaggtcatgatctcattgttcatgagtttgagctccacatcaggctctgtgctgatggtgcagagcctgcttggaattccctctccctctctgcccttccctccctccccccactccccactcactctaaataaataaataaatagctagcaAAAAAGCAAAGGAGTAAAGGAACTACACCTCACAACTTGAAAGCCAATTATTTTCGGGAACTGTTCATCCCTACAACCTGTGGCATGATATATAGCTATCCAAACTCATATCCAGAAAAGGCCCAAAAAAAGCATTAAGTAAGTTCTCTTCTCCAAGAGGCCTAAGCATAGTCAAGAGTATACACTGAATATGCCAGTGGGTCTCAGAAAAAGTTAGCCTATTCCAGAAAAAGCATCTAGTTCTTTCTGGAGTCCAGTTGATTTAAGATCACCCCACTCCCTGCTTATTCTCACTCATGTTCTATAAAAAGGGTAGCATGCTTGCTGTCACCTAgctcctcccaccacccccctcaTCCCTTGTTATCCCTTCAGGCTCCAAGGAAAATGCCTCTCATGACAAGATCACTGCAACACTCCTGCTGATCCCCAAACTCGGGCCTGAAGTTTCAACTCCAAGCTGTCAACTAATGCCAGACTAGTATTTCTAACACACCATTTTCATCATGGGCACAGGCAGCTCTGAGGAGAGAAATAAGCACTGGACAGGAGGGAGACCTTAGGCAAATGAATTCATCTTTCTggatctgtttcctcatctcccTGCTCTGTTGTTTTCATGGCTTAAGAGTCTACAGAACTAACTATTGTCACCAGGTCATTGTTTTTCTGATGGCCTCTTTTGGGACTTTACAAGCAGATTTCAGCCTATCTATCAGACATTATTTCCCACTACCCATCACCTGCTGCCAGTCACTGGACACTCACCCTTTGGAAGTCCCTATGGCTCACTCCTTCAGCTATAATCTTTCagatcaatgattttttttgttgttcattccTAATCACTTCCTTCAATCATCTCATCCCTTTCTTAATGTCTATTCACTTACTGCCTTTTAACTATAATAAGGACACAGTGAAGCTACATTCCCTAAAAGGATATTACGGTTTTGGGGATGCCATCCAAATTCCCAGTCAGGCACACCATACATAAATTTACAAATCATAAGGAAGGGATATCACCTCTcccaaaagaaaaagagccaAATAATGATCTGTCTGGAGACACTTGAATTCAAGCAAAAACAACTGCTCAAAATGGAATTACTTAAGTGTTAGACATGTGTCAGGACCTCTAAAAAGGTAAAAGGCTACTGTAATAAGttccacaaaatatttatatgaaaactaGTATCAGAAGATCATgctatattttctccctttctttcctgatCCTCCCCTCTACAGGTACTTTCACCCTGCCTCAAGAATTACTTACCTTTTATCAGATAAGGATCCAACATCTGTGCCTGTTCAAACTTGAGGACAGAGTTTTTATTGTCTCCAGCTCTGAAGTACAGATCTGCTAAGCTTCCCAGCAGGTCCACGTTATCTCGCAATAAGGACTTTTTCTCTAGTgaacttcaaaatattaaacattgaCCCTTAACATCTATTATGAATCCTCTTAGTTGCTGAATCTGGGTGACAGGCAACATAGGTACTAttctcttttgtgtatatatatttcataataaaaacttttaaaacaaaccaTATCCactatattttctcattctgagTTTATGATTTAAAGAATATTACATAGGGTAAGAAAGCCAATATTCAGAATGAACAGAAATCTCTCATTACCTAGAAAGAACTTTTTGGTTGTAGGTTTTCAGAGGACAACATGGTGTTAAATGTAATGTCATTCACAAGTGACTGCTACTTACTACTCAACCAAATTACTTCATATAACACAAGACCCAGTCTCTTGTCCCAGGACTTTACTTGAGTAGAAAGAAAATCCCAGTTCTACAGAAACAACCCAGGTCAGATGCTGCAATTTATGCTCCTGGGATGTCCAAAGACGATGTTCATCCAGGTTCAAGCATGACACACTAAGACAATCTGCTTTACAAGAGTTACCACTTTTACAAATACAGAGCTGAACTTGGTCAAAGTTTACATTTAACAGGTCCTCACAGCAGGGATTCTTACTCTTAGGACCATTAAGTACGTTAAGAGACTAAGAAAGCCTAAAGACAATAGGCTACGACACCAAGAGATAAGCATCTCCTATTTCTATTTTGCTAATTTAGATACATCAGATCTCCATACAAGCAAAGGGCCTCAAGAAAACTGAATTAACTTTGTGTCTCTCACCAGATGGTATTGATTGCTCTCGAGTTGTCACCAGTGTGCACAAAAGCATATGCTTTGATCCACACAGAGAGCCAATCCAAGTTAGGCACAGTCTGGATCACATTCATTGTCATCGATGCCACCTCTGCGCCTTTTACAGAAAGGGACAGCAAACCTAATCCaacagaaaacaggagaaataaagTGAGGCACAGCTCTCCTCTTCTGCAATGCAAGAAGCAATAAGTTACCTTTCCATGGACTACAAGGTGCCCTTTCCCTATTCTGAGCAAGATGCAGATGGCAAAACAACCATAATTTAATATTCTTGATTGTGtgaaatcaatttaaatttaaatttcttgatGTGTGAAAAATACATGACAATAATAATCTACTGGATCACTCTCTGGAAGTTAGGCACGGGAAAATTCTAATGTATAGCCAAGACTGAGAACATCTCAGAGAGTAAACACTACATAGAAATAA contains these protein-coding regions:
- the ANAPC7 gene encoding anaphase-promoting complex subunit 7 isoform X1, whose amino-acid sequence is MDPGEAAILESSLRSFYRLFAPLPPLPAALPGRMNVIDHVRDMAAAGLHSNVRLLSSLLLTMSNNNPELFSPSQKYQLLVYHADSLFHDKEYRNAVSKYTMALQQKKALSKTSKVRPSTGNSASTPQSQCLPSEIEVKYKMAECYTMLKQDKDAIAILDGIPSRQRTPKINMMLANLYKKAGQERPSVTSYKEVLRQCPLALDAILGLLSLSVKGAEVASMTMNVIQTVPNLDWLSVWIKAYAFVHTGDNSRAINTICSLEKKSLLRDNVDLLGSLADLYFRAGDNKNSVLKFEQAQMLDPYLIKGMDVYGYLLAREGRLEDVENLGCRLFNISDQHAEPWVVSGCHSFYSKRYSRALYLGAKAIQLNSNSVQALLLKGAALRNMGRVQEAIIHFREAIRLAPCRLDCYEGLIECYLASNSIREAMVMANNVYKTLGANAQTLTLLATVCLEDPVTQEKAKTLLDKALTQRPDYIKAVVKKAELLSREQKYEDGIALLRNALANQSDCVLHRILGDFLVAVNEYQEAMDQYSIALSLDPNDQKSLEGMQKMEKEESPTDATQEEDVDDMEGSGEEGDLEGSDSEAAQWADQEQWFGMQ
- the ANAPC7 gene encoding anaphase-promoting complex subunit 7 isoform X2; this translates as MALQQKKALSKTSKVRPSTGNSASTPQSQCLPSEIEVKYKMAECYTMLKQDKDAIAILDGIPSRQRTPKINMMLANLYKKAGQERPSVTSYKEVLRQCPLALDAILGLLSLSVKGAEVASMTMNVIQTVPNLDWLSVWIKAYAFVHTGDNSRAINTICSLEKKSLLRDNVDLLGSLADLYFRAGDNKNSVLKFEQAQMLDPYLIKGMDVYGYLLAREGRLEDVENLGCRLFNISDQHAEPWVVSGCHSFYSKRYSRALYLGAKAIQLNSNSVQALLLKGAALRNMGRVQEAIIHFREAIRLAPCRLDCYEGLIECYLASNSIREAMVMANNVYKTLGANAQTLTLLATVCLEDPVTQEKAKTLLDKALTQRPDYIKAVVKKAELLSREQKYEDGIALLRNALANQSDCVLHRILGDFLVAVNEYQEAMDQYSIALSLDPNDQKSLEGMQKMEKEESPTDATQEEDVDDMEGSGEEGDLEGSDSEAAQWADQEQWFGMQ
- the ANAPC7 gene encoding anaphase-promoting complex subunit 7 isoform X3, whose amino-acid sequence is MPLLFLMGSLQDKELPKELTGFSVCVKDKEINMMLANLYKKAGQERPSVTSYKEVLRQCPLALDAILGLLSLSVKGAEVASMTMNVIQTVPNLDWLSVWIKAYAFVHTGDNSRAINTICSLEKKSLLRDNVDLLGSLADLYFRAGDNKNSVLKFEQAQMLDPYLIKGMDVYGYLLAREGRLEDVENLGCRLFNISDQHAEPWVVSGCHSFYSKRYSRALYLGAKAIQLNSNSVQALLLKGAALRNMGRVQEAIIHFREAIRLAPCRLDCYEGLIECYLASNSIREAMVMANNVYKTLGANAQTLTLLATVCLEDPVTQEKAKTLLDKALTQRPDYIKAVVKKAELLSREQKYEDGIALLRNALANQSDCVLHRILGDFLVAVNEYQEAMDQYSIALSLDPNDQKSLEGMQKMEKEESPTDATQEEDVDDMEGSGEEGDLEGSDSEAAQWADQEQWFGMQ
- the ANAPC7 gene encoding anaphase-promoting complex subunit 7 isoform X4 — translated: MMLANLYKKAGQERPSVTSYKEVLRQCPLALDAILGLLSLSVKGAEVASMTMNVIQTVPNLDWLSVWIKAYAFVHTGDNSRAINTICSLEKKSLLRDNVDLLGSLADLYFRAGDNKNSVLKFEQAQMLDPYLIKGMDVYGYLLAREGRLEDVENLGCRLFNISDQHAEPWVVSGCHSFYSKRYSRALYLGAKAIQLNSNSVQALLLKGAALRNMGRVQEAIIHFREAIRLAPCRLDCYEGLIECYLASNSIREAMVMANNVYKTLGANAQTLTLLATVCLEDPVTQEKAKTLLDKALTQRPDYIKAVVKKAELLSREQKYEDGIALLRNALANQSDCVLHRILGDFLVAVNEYQEAMDQYSIALSLDPNDQKSLEGMQKMEKEESPTDATQEEDVDDMEGSGEEGDLEGSDSEAAQWADQEQWFGMQ